The following coding sequences are from one Lolium rigidum isolate FL_2022 chromosome 6, APGP_CSIRO_Lrig_0.1, whole genome shotgun sequence window:
- the LOC124663374 gene encoding putative receptor protein kinase ZmPK1: MAKFLFLIILPLLTALPCSYASPQLMLTTGSSLSVEEHSETFLISPNADFSCGFYEVGRNAFSFSIWFTNTIEKTVVWSANPKSPVNGHGSMVLLSHNGNLVLTDVNGTVNWDSNTSSGEGTMVSLLDTGNLIVKDSTGKMLWESFSSPTDTLLPLQPFKKGTRLVSSYFSLYFDNDNVLRLIYDGPEISSLYWPSADYSVFVNGRTNYNSSRIAVLDTEGLFLSSDRLNIQASDWGAGVKRRLTIGYDGNLRMYSLNVSTGSWIVSWEAITEMCSVHGICGQNGLCEYLPSLRCSCPPGYEMTDPHNWNRGCRPQFNKSCSKTEHVDFIKVPHSDCYGFDLTYNDSISLAQCEKICLDDCSCSAFVYRTGFAVCYTKSVLFNCYTSGNFAGDMYIKVPKTMGTSKQSGLTCNLGNPVVVQGSTSNKRFIPYYVFVTILGALVLLFTGTSWSFLYSKQNIPKSMEEGYRTVMSQFRMFTYQELREATGKFKEEIGRGGSGIVYRGVLEDKRVVAVKKLTNISHSEEEFWAEMNIIGRINHMNLVRMWGFCSEGQHRLMVYEYVENESLDKFIFGDVSTERLLSWSQRFKIALGTARGLAYLHHECLEWIIHCDVKPENILLSRDFEAKIADFGLAKLSKRDRSSFSLSHMRGTMGYMAPEWVLNLPINAKVDVYSYGVVLLELVTGSRISSGIAMDGEEVELGQFVNALTELQVSGDVKDIEDIVDTRLNGHFDPEQVAVMVKLALSCLEERNRRPTMNETVRALLACDDHDNHPAYSCGTLGHHTTTPLLVSLDVARRRGRLRLDGIARTVITPDCYKMESTSGSALLHGLHLRD; the protein is encoded by the coding sequence ATGGCCAAATTCCTCTTCCTAATCATTCTTCCATTGCTCACCGCTCTGCCATGCTCCTATGCTTCGCCCCAGTTGATGCTAACCACTGGCTCATCCTTGTCTGTAGAAGAGCATAGTGAAACCTTTCTTATCTCGCCAAATGCTGATTTCTCTTGTGGCTTCTATGAAGTTGGAAGGAATGCATTCTCCTTCTCTATTTGGTTCACTAACACCATAGAAAAGACGGTTGTATGGTCTGCAAACCCCAAGTCTCCAGTGAATGGCCATGGTTCCATGGTACTACTGAGCCATAATGGAAACTTGGTTCTCACTGATGTCAATGGCACCGTGAACTGGGACAGCAACACAAGCTCTGGAGAGGGCACAATGGTTTCCCTTCTTGACACCGGCAACCTCATCGTCAAAGACTCAACAGGTAAAATGTTGTGGGAAAGCTTCTCTTCACCGACAGATACACTGCTGCCTTTACAGCCCTTCAAAAAAGGTACAAGACTAGTCTCCAGTTATTTCAGCCTCTATTTCGACAACGACAATGTGCTACGCCTTATTTATGATGGTCCAGAGATATCAAGTCTCTATTGGCCAAGTGCAGACTATAGTGTGTTTGTAAATGGACGGACTAACTACAACAGCTCCAGGATTGCAGTCCTTGACACTGAAGGACTTTTCCTCTCAAGTGATAGGCTGAATATCCAGGCTTCTGATTGGGGCGCTGGAGTCAAGAGAAGGCTGACAATTGGCTATGATGGAAACCTCAGAATGTACAGTCTGAATGTGTCGACTGGGAGCTGGATAGTATCATGGGAGGCTATAACAGAAATGTGCAGCGTTCACGGGATATGCGGACAAAATGGGTTATGTGAGTACTTGCCAAGCCTCAGGTGTTCATGTCCCCCAGGATATGAGATGACTGATCCGCATAACTGGAACAGAGGTTGCCGGCCACAATTCAACAAAAGCTGCAGCAAAACAGAACATGTTGACTTCATCAAGGTCCCTCATAGTGACTGTTATGGCTTTGATCTGACCTACAACGATTCCATCTCGCTTGCTCAATGTGAAAAGATATGCTTGGACGACTGTTCCTGCTCGGCGTTCGTGTACAGGACAGGATTTGCAGTTTGCTACACCAAATCTGTACTCTTCAATTGTTATACATCAGGAAATTTTGCTGGAGATATGTATATCAAAGTACCAAAGACTATGGGTACCTCCAAACAGTCTGGTCTCACATGTAATCTGGGTAATCCTGTGGTTGTACAAGGCTCTACAAGTAATAAAAGGTTTATACCTTACTATGTATTTGTAACAATACTGGGAGCCCTAGTGTTGCTCTTTACAGGTACAAGCTGGTCGTTTCTTTACAGCAAGCAAAACATACCTAAGTCAATGGAAGAAGGCTACAGGACGGTGATGAGCCAATTCAGGATGTTCACATACCAAGAGTTAAGGGAAGCTACTGGAAAGTTTAAGGAAGAAATTGGAAGAGGAGGCTCTGGAATTGTTTACAGAGGAGTACTTGAAGATAAGAGAGTAGTTGCGGTGAAGAAGCTAACAAACATTTCACATAGTGAGGAGGAATTCTGGGCAGAAATGAATATAATCGGAAGGATCAACCATATGAATTTAGTGAGAATGTGGGGTTTTTGCTCTGAGGGTCAACATAGACTAATGGTGTATGAGTATGTCGAGAATGAATCACTCGACAAGTTTATATTTGGTGACGTAAGTACTGAGAGATTACTTTCTTGGAGCCAACGATTCAAAATAGCATTGGGAACTGCAAGAGGCTTGGCCTACCTCCATCATGAGTGCCTGGAGTGGATAATCCATTGTGATGTAAAGCCAGAGAACATACTCCTGAGTCGAGACTTTGAAGCCAAGATAGCAGACTTTGGACTTGCCAAACTCTCAAAGAGAGACAGATCCAGTTTCAGCCTCTCCCACATGAGAGGAACAATGGGCTACATGGCACCAGAGTGGGTGCTGAATTTGCCAATCAACGCAAAGGTCGACGTGTACAGTTATGGTGTTGTCCTTCTCGAGTTAGTTACTGGAAGTAGGATCTCTAGCGGGATAGCAATGGATGGTGAAGAGGTAGAGCTTGGTCAGTTTGTGAACGCATTGACAGAATTGCAGGTGAGTGGAGATGTCAAGGATATAGAGGATATAGTTGATACCAGATTGAATGGTCATTTTGATCCTGAGCAAGTGGCAGTAATGGTGAAATTGGCTTTATCTTGTCTTGAAGAAAGAAACCGCAGGCCTACAATGAATGAAACTGTAAGAGCTCTGCTAGCATGTGATGACCATGACAACCATCCAGCCTACTCATG